The Candidatus Dependentiae bacterium genome includes a region encoding these proteins:
- a CDS encoding dCTP deaminase, producing MSIQADKWISYMAKNYGMIEPFEEKQVRYINEGKTKVVSYGLSSYGYDLRVADEFKIFTNVLNSIVDPKNFDSSSFVNIKSDVCVVPPNSFALARSVEYFRIPKDVLTICLGKSTYARCGIIVNVTPFEPEWEGHVTLEISNTTPLPAKIYANEGLAQVIFLKGEESCDVTYAQRGGKYMKQRGITLPSV from the coding sequence ATGAGTATTCAAGCAGACAAATGGATTTCATATATGGCTAAAAATTATGGGATGATAGAACCATTTGAAGAAAAACAAGTACGTTATATCAATGAGGGAAAAACAAAAGTTGTCAGTTACGGTCTTTCAAGTTATGGATATGATTTAAGAGTTGCCGATGAATTTAAAATTTTTACAAATGTATTAAATTCAATTGTTGATCCAAAAAATTTTGATTCAAGTTCTTTTGTTAATATTAAAAGTGATGTTTGCGTTGTTCCGCCAAATTCATTTGCATTGGCTCGTAGTGTTGAATATTTTAGAATTCCAAAAGATGTTTTAACAATTTGTTTAGGTAAATCAACTTATGCTCGTTGTGGAATTATTGTAAATGTAACACCGTTTGAGCCTGAATGGGAAGGCCATGTCACTCTTGAAATTTCAAATACAACGCCACTTCCTGCAAAAATTTATGCAAATGAAGGATTGGCTCAGGTAATATTTTTAAAAGGTGAAGAGTCTTGTGATGTAACTTATGCACAGCGCGGTGGAAAATATATGAAACAAAGAGGTATAACATTGCCATCGGTTTAG